From Actinomyces sp. oral taxon 171 str. F0337, one genomic window encodes:
- a CDS encoding ABC transporter permease: protein MRRVAWRSVRAHAKQFFLTTFAVMLGVAFLSGTLALRASMSETFSNLLSSTVTSDLYVQGPKIATNGDTSSSQSAPTQPIDGSLADQIKQIDGVETAKPGVQTSGVLVGANDAPVANMGAPTLFLPLYEKEPGLTWAQGHRPQGESEIALESGALRNSGLKVGDTTHIVLQGHPTEVKVVGEFHFESSMAAATVVGMDPDYLLPLAAPDGKVSSISVDVAKGASAETVKSEVTKILPDGTRVQTRAEVIKEQNKAIEEQLGFIQVFLLVFVVVAMFVGSFIIMNSFAMSVRQRVKEFALLRAVGASPASVFGVVFLQAVVIGVVGSALGVAAGAGLLAGLSAMLDAAGMPLLEGTGLSGPIIAISLAVGLGVTVIGALLPAREAALTHPVEAMRGVSGSREKSLVLRTILGGLLLAAGVAAIAAAWVDADLTQRGLIMGLGAGGTVLGLLIVSPTLARPVVAVLGLPFRLLRPAGRLAVRNIVHNPRRTANTSGALMVGMALVCAGATLAASFQASTADEIDKSLKADLVVQPATIGSLTTRLSADKTKDIAAIDGVKETSSYSIYADSVTKPDGSQNPTATVIVVEPDTYSKAYDVSTSAGSMKDLDATHVAAKKDEGLKLGDKVAITGPYGSVQATVGAIVDPKGTGGNYYISPELAASVGSWSSPGTSTDPAHVLDSPLGMLLTLDEGTDLDTVRGKARDIVADTYQYSVRDADEISDQVGQQINQMLAVLYGLLGLSIAIAILGIVNTLVLSVSERTREIGLMRAVGLGKAQLSGEIITESVLTSLYGTVLGGATGVVLAAALKEVLEEQGLTTLSIPWGQMVGMLVLSVVVGVIAALWPALRASRIPVLDAIATE from the coding sequence TTGAGACGAGTCGCCTGGCGCTCCGTACGCGCCCACGCCAAGCAGTTCTTCCTGACCACCTTCGCCGTCATGCTCGGGGTGGCCTTCCTGTCGGGAACGCTCGCCCTGCGCGCCTCCATGTCGGAGACCTTCTCCAACCTGCTGTCCTCCACCGTCACCTCGGACCTGTACGTCCAGGGCCCCAAGATCGCCACCAACGGCGACACCAGCTCGTCGCAGTCCGCACCGACCCAGCCCATCGACGGCTCCCTGGCCGATCAGATCAAGCAGATCGACGGCGTCGAGACCGCCAAGCCCGGCGTCCAGACGAGCGGGGTCCTCGTGGGCGCCAACGACGCCCCGGTCGCAAACATGGGAGCACCCACGCTCTTCCTACCGCTGTACGAGAAGGAACCCGGCTTGACCTGGGCCCAGGGCCACAGGCCCCAGGGCGAGAGCGAGATCGCCCTGGAGTCGGGAGCCCTGAGGAACTCCGGCCTCAAGGTCGGGGACACGACGCACATCGTCCTCCAGGGTCACCCCACCGAGGTCAAGGTGGTGGGTGAGTTCCACTTCGAGTCCTCCATGGCCGCTGCGACGGTCGTGGGGATGGACCCCGACTACCTCCTTCCACTGGCCGCCCCGGACGGGAAGGTCTCGTCCATCTCGGTCGACGTCGCCAAGGGGGCCTCGGCGGAGACGGTCAAGTCCGAGGTCACCAAGATCCTTCCCGATGGCACCCGGGTTCAGACCCGCGCCGAGGTCATCAAGGAGCAGAACAAGGCCATTGAGGAGCAGCTGGGCTTCATCCAGGTCTTCCTGCTGGTCTTCGTCGTCGTCGCCATGTTCGTGGGGTCCTTCATCATCATGAACTCCTTCGCGATGAGCGTGCGCCAGCGCGTCAAGGAGTTCGCCCTCCTGCGGGCCGTCGGGGCCTCGCCCGCCTCGGTGTTCGGCGTCGTGTTCCTGCAGGCGGTCGTCATCGGCGTCGTCGGCTCCGCCCTGGGCGTGGCCGCGGGCGCGGGGCTCCTGGCCGGGCTGTCCGCGATGCTTGACGCCGCGGGCATGCCGCTGCTGGAGGGCACGGGCCTGAGCGGGCCGATCATCGCGATCTCGCTGGCGGTGGGGCTGGGCGTCACCGTCATCGGCGCTCTGCTGCCAGCGCGGGAGGCCGCCCTGACCCACCCGGTCGAGGCCATGCGCGGCGTGTCGGGCTCCCGAGAGAAGTCGCTGGTGCTGCGCACGATCCTGGGAGGGCTGCTGCTGGCAGCCGGCGTGGCCGCGATCGCCGCCGCGTGGGTGGACGCGGACCTGACGCAGCGCGGCCTCATCATGGGGCTGGGCGCGGGCGGCACGGTTCTGGGACTGCTCATCGTCTCCCCAACCCTGGCCCGCCCGGTGGTCGCCGTGCTGGGCCTGCCCTTCCGGCTGCTGCGGCCCGCCGGGCGCCTGGCGGTGCGCAACATCGTCCACAACCCGCGCCGCACGGCCAACACCTCCGGCGCCCTCATGGTGGGCATGGCCCTGGTGTGCGCCGGCGCCACGCTGGCCGCCTCCTTCCAGGCCTCGACCGCCGACGAGATCGACAAGTCCCTCAAGGCCGACCTCGTGGTCCAGCCCGCCACCATCGGCAGCCTGACCACCCGGCTCTCAGCCGACAAGACCAAGGACATCGCCGCGATCGACGGCGTCAAGGAGACCTCCTCCTACTCCATCTACGCCGACTCCGTCACCAAGCCCGACGGCAGCCAGAACCCCACCGCCACCGTCATCGTCGTCGAACCCGACACCTACTCCAAGGCCTACGACGTCTCCACGAGCGCCGGGTCGATGAAGGATCTGGACGCCACCCACGTGGCCGCGAAGAAGGACGAGGGCCTCAAGCTGGGGGACAAGGTCGCCATCACCGGTCCCTACGGGTCGGTTCAGGCCACGGTCGGCGCCATCGTCGACCCGAAGGGAACCGGCGGCAACTACTACATCTCCCCCGAGCTGGCGGCGTCGGTGGGCTCCTGGAGCTCGCCGGGCACCAGCACGGACCCGGCCCACGTCCTGGACTCGCCGCTGGGCATGCTCCTGACCCTGGACGAGGGCACCGACCTCGACACGGTGCGGGGCAAGGCCCGCGACATCGTGGCCGACACCTACCAGTACTCGGTGCGCGACGCCGACGAGATCTCCGACCAGGTCGGTCAGCAGATCAACCAGATGCTCGCCGTCCTCTACGGCCTGCTGGGGCTGAGCATCGCCATCGCCATTCTGGGCATCGTCAACACACTGGTGCTCTCGGTCTCGGAGCGCACTCGGGAGATCGGGCTCATGCGCGCCGTCGGCCTGGGCAAGGCCCAGCTGTCCGGGGAGATCATCACCGAGTCGGTCCTCACCTCCCTGTACGGCACCGTGCTGGGCGGAGCGACCGGGGTGGTCCTGGCCGCCGCCCTCAAGGAGGTCCTGGAGGAGCAGGGGCTCACGACCCTGAGCATCCCCTGGGGCCAGATGGTGGGCATGCTCGTGCTCTCCGTGGTGGTCGGCGTCATCGCGGCCCTGTGGCCGGCGCTGCGCGCCTCCCGGATCCCCGTCCTGGACGCCATCGCCACCGAGTGA
- a CDS encoding ABC transporter ATP-binding protein, whose protein sequence is MSSSVPAAAPSILTPHRPVNDPVVSARSLTKVYGRGSGAVAALDSVNVDIARARFTAIMGPSGSGKSTLMHCLAGLDSITSGEIMLDGDMVSSMSQRRLTRLRRERIGFIFQSFNLVPTLTAAENITLPLDIARKKVNPQRFDQVIDAVGLRDRLSHRPAELSGGQVQRVACARALVGEPAVVFADEPTGNLDSHSTDQVLEILRRSVDDLGQSVVMVTHEPEAAAWADTVIFLRDGHVVAQLDAPNRDRVLDALRELSEAEPVPVADAQGAASAAKGA, encoded by the coding sequence ATGAGTAGCTCCGTTCCAGCCGCCGCCCCCTCCATCCTCACGCCCCACCGACCGGTGAATGACCCCGTGGTCTCCGCACGCAGTCTCACCAAGGTCTACGGCCGTGGTTCGGGCGCCGTCGCAGCGCTCGACTCCGTCAACGTCGACATCGCCCGAGCCCGCTTCACGGCCATCATGGGGCCGTCCGGCTCCGGCAAGTCCACGCTCATGCACTGCCTGGCCGGCCTGGACTCGATCACTTCCGGGGAGATCATGCTCGACGGCGACATGGTCTCCTCCATGAGCCAGCGTCGCCTCACCCGCCTGCGCCGCGAGCGCATCGGCTTCATCTTCCAGTCCTTCAACCTGGTCCCCACCCTCACGGCGGCGGAGAACATCACCCTGCCCCTGGATATCGCCCGCAAGAAGGTCAACCCGCAGCGCTTCGACCAGGTGATCGACGCCGTCGGCCTCAGGGACCGCCTGTCCCACCGGCCGGCCGAGCTCTCCGGCGGTCAGGTCCAGCGCGTGGCCTGCGCCCGGGCGCTCGTGGGCGAGCCGGCGGTCGTCTTCGCCGACGAGCCCACCGGGAACCTGGACTCCCACTCCACCGACCAGGTCCTGGAGATCCTGCGCCGCAGTGTCGACGACCTGGGGCAGTCGGTGGTCATGGTGACCCACGAGCCGGAGGCGGCCGCCTGGGCCGACACCGTCATCTTCCTGCGCGACGGCCACGTCGTCGCCCAGCTGGACGCGCCCAACCGCGACCGGGTCCTGGACGCCCTGCGCGAGCTGAGTGAGGCCGAACCCGTCCCCGTAGCCGACGCCCAGGGCGCCGCCTCGGCCGCCAAGGGGGCCTGA
- a CDS encoding glycoside hydrolase family 3 N-terminal domain-containing protein: MAGMNDRHRPETPDAGKTPSTSAPSQSPQHHVSRRPVLLAAFLGAGSLAGCSLIPGSSSAGGSSSSAKPKAPAPASPSAAPSPTASAMASATATASDGALAGWSLEEKVGQLMMVGVDATAPKDSSTEAVDTHHVGNIFIAGRTTAGGQATQKVIASFTGKVGPGTTRSTPMLVATDQEGGEVQVLSGSGFSEIPSAMDQSTQSRDQLVAAARTWGKELADVGVNMNLAPVVDLVDIPRPTTNEPIGKWGREYGHDAATVSSQAGAFAEGMQASKVIPTYKHFPGLGRVTANTDTSAGVVDSTTNRSTDAAVGVFANAIAAGAQVIMVSSATYTLIDASAPAVFSSKIVTEMLRTEMGFSGVVITDDVSAAAQVQGVAAGDRAVQAIRAGCDIVLASADPTVAADMVKAIIAAAQSDPAFAARVDESATRVLALKGGLQS, encoded by the coding sequence GTGGCCGGCATGAATGACCGTCATCGGCCTGAGACTCCGGACGCCGGGAAGACCCCCAGCACCAGCGCCCCCAGCCAGTCCCCGCAGCACCACGTGAGTCGACGGCCGGTGCTCCTGGCAGCCTTCCTGGGCGCGGGCTCCCTGGCGGGATGCTCCCTGATCCCCGGATCCTCGTCGGCCGGCGGCTCCTCCTCCAGCGCGAAGCCCAAGGCCCCGGCGCCCGCATCGCCCAGCGCCGCCCCCTCGCCCACCGCGAGCGCGATGGCGTCGGCCACCGCGACGGCCAGCGACGGGGCGCTGGCGGGCTGGAGCCTGGAGGAGAAGGTCGGCCAGCTCATGATGGTCGGGGTGGACGCCACCGCTCCCAAGGACTCCTCCACCGAGGCCGTCGACACCCACCATGTCGGCAACATCTTCATCGCCGGCCGCACCACGGCGGGCGGCCAGGCGACCCAGAAGGTCATCGCCTCGTTCACCGGCAAGGTCGGCCCGGGTACGACCCGCAGCACCCCGATGCTCGTGGCCACCGATCAGGAGGGCGGCGAGGTCCAGGTCCTGTCCGGGTCGGGCTTCTCCGAGATCCCCTCGGCGATGGACCAGTCGACCCAGTCGCGCGATCAGCTGGTGGCCGCGGCGCGCACCTGGGGCAAGGAGCTGGCCGACGTCGGGGTCAACATGAACCTGGCCCCGGTGGTCGACCTGGTCGACATCCCCCGGCCGACCACCAACGAGCCCATCGGCAAGTGGGGGCGCGAGTACGGGCACGACGCCGCCACCGTTTCCTCCCAGGCCGGCGCCTTCGCCGAGGGGATGCAGGCCTCGAAGGTCATCCCCACGTACAAGCACTTCCCGGGCCTGGGGCGGGTGACGGCCAACACGGACACCTCCGCGGGCGTCGTCGACAGCACCACGAACCGCAGCACCGACGCCGCGGTCGGCGTCTTCGCCAACGCCATCGCCGCCGGCGCGCAGGTCATCATGGTCTCCTCGGCCACCTACACACTCATTGACGCCTCGGCGCCGGCGGTGTTCTCCTCGAAGATCGTCACCGAGATGCTGCGCACGGAGATGGGCTTCTCCGGAGTGGTCATCACTGACGACGTCTCCGCCGCCGCCCAGGTCCAGGGCGTGGCCGCCGGTGATCGGGCCGTGCAGGCGATCCGGGCCGGCTGCGACATCGTGCTGGCCTCGGCGGACCCGACGGTGGCCGCGGACATGGTCAAGGCCATCATCGCCGCCGCCCAGTCCGACCCGGCCTTCGCGGCGCGGGTCGATGAGTCGGCCACTCGGGTGCTGGCCCTCAAGGGCGGCCTTCAGTCCTGA
- a CDS encoding metallopeptidase family protein gives MSHEHEQEPIQPHQPREQPSGRMTDQEFEDVVGDALDRIPADLAEAIDNVVVLVQDEPDPEMLTEDDYDDSGLPTLLGLYDGVPLTERDEGWSMVLPDRILIFRGPLERWCTSREELEEEITVTVIHEVAHHFGIPDERLHELGWE, from the coding sequence GTGAGCCACGAGCACGAGCAGGAGCCGATCCAGCCCCATCAGCCCCGGGAACAGCCCTCGGGGCGGATGACGGATCAGGAGTTCGAGGACGTCGTCGGCGACGCCCTCGACAGGATCCCCGCGGACCTGGCCGAGGCGATCGACAACGTCGTCGTCCTCGTCCAGGACGAGCCCGATCCGGAGATGCTCACCGAGGACGACTATGACGACTCGGGCCTGCCCACGCTCCTGGGGCTGTACGACGGCGTCCCCCTCACCGAGCGCGACGAGGGCTGGTCCATGGTGCTGCCCGACCGCATCCTCATCTTCCGCGGGCCGCTGGAGCGCTGGTGCACCAGCCGCGAGGAGCTGGAGGAGGAGATCACCGTGACCGTCATCCATGAGGTGGCCCACCACTTCGGCATCCCCGACGAGCGCCTCCACGAGCTGGGCTGGGAGTAG
- the acs gene encoding acetate--CoA ligase: protein MISGNVLQPPGEPMAEPEQTIHPDPEVVANAWVGDWRALEERAAADLEGYWAERAGELEWSRRWDTVLDESGAPFYRWFVGARTNIVSNAVDRHLTNSHRNKLALIWVGEDIEQVRTFSYFDLGREVERMANVLRAMGVHKGDVVTIYLPRIPEVFFAMLACAKLGAIHSVVFAGYSSDALSARIDDSESKVVITADGSWINGKVFPMKKIVDDAVRFSPTVQNVIVVSNTGTEAVMDPIRDHWYHELCKLPIAQGRCETVQVDAEDPLFILYTSGSTGKPKAILHSHGGYQVGTYATLHDCFDVHDADRWWCTSDPGWITGHSYLVYGPLLNGATVFMYEGNPTYPYPDRWWNLIERYGINAFYTAPTAIRTLMRFGEAWVRRHDLSSLRLLGSVGEPLNPEAWHWFHHVVGADRCPIIDTWWQTETGMFQITTVPSMPQKPGAAGRPVFGQEAAVVDEEGREVPDGVEGNLVLKRPWPAMMRTLFRDPQRYVDTYWSKYPGLYLTGDSAKRDADGWFWIIGRTDDIIKVSGHRLGTAEVESALVSHSAVTEAAAVGLPHEVKGHSVHVAVVLATGVEPSRELEAELRQHVAATLSPIAKPESFVFLESLPKTRSGKILRRVLRARALGQDEGDLSTLAEE from the coding sequence ATGATCTCAGGAAACGTGCTCCAGCCCCCGGGCGAGCCGATGGCGGAGCCGGAGCAGACCATCCATCCCGACCCCGAGGTCGTCGCGAACGCCTGGGTCGGCGACTGGCGCGCGCTGGAGGAGAGGGCCGCCGCGGACCTGGAGGGTTACTGGGCCGAGCGCGCCGGCGAGCTGGAGTGGTCCAGGCGCTGGGACACGGTGCTCGACGAGTCCGGGGCGCCCTTCTACCGCTGGTTCGTCGGTGCTCGGACGAATATCGTCTCCAACGCCGTCGACCGGCACCTGACCAACTCCCACCGCAACAAGCTCGCCCTCATCTGGGTGGGTGAGGATATCGAGCAGGTGCGTACCTTCTCCTACTTCGACCTGGGCCGGGAGGTCGAGAGGATGGCCAACGTCCTCAGGGCCATGGGCGTGCACAAGGGCGACGTCGTGACGATCTACCTGCCCCGCATCCCCGAGGTCTTCTTCGCCATGCTCGCCTGCGCCAAGCTCGGGGCCATCCACTCGGTGGTCTTCGCCGGCTACTCCTCCGACGCCCTGAGCGCACGCATCGATGACTCGGAGTCCAAGGTCGTCATCACCGCCGACGGCTCGTGGATCAACGGCAAGGTCTTCCCCATGAAGAAGATCGTCGACGACGCGGTGCGCTTCTCGCCCACCGTCCAGAACGTCATCGTCGTGAGCAACACCGGCACCGAGGCGGTCATGGACCCCATCCGCGACCACTGGTACCACGAGCTGTGCAAGCTCCCGATCGCCCAGGGCCGCTGCGAGACCGTGCAGGTCGACGCCGAGGATCCCCTGTTCATCCTCTACACCTCCGGGTCCACCGGCAAGCCCAAGGCGATCCTGCACTCCCACGGCGGCTACCAGGTGGGCACCTATGCCACCCTCCACGACTGCTTCGACGTCCACGACGCCGACCGCTGGTGGTGCACCTCGGACCCGGGCTGGATCACCGGCCACAGCTACCTCGTCTACGGTCCGCTGCTCAACGGCGCCACCGTCTTCATGTACGAGGGAAACCCGACCTACCCCTACCCGGACCGCTGGTGGAACCTCATCGAGCGCTACGGCATCAACGCCTTCTACACCGCCCCCACGGCCATCCGCACACTCATGCGCTTCGGCGAGGCCTGGGTGCGGCGCCACGACCTGTCGAGCCTGCGGCTGCTGGGCAGCGTCGGCGAGCCCCTCAACCCCGAGGCATGGCACTGGTTCCACCACGTCGTGGGTGCCGACCGCTGCCCGATCATCGACACCTGGTGGCAGACCGAGACCGGCATGTTTCAGATCACGACGGTGCCCTCCATGCCCCAGAAGCCCGGCGCTGCGGGCCGGCCGGTGTTCGGCCAGGAGGCGGCCGTCGTCGATGAGGAGGGCCGGGAGGTCCCCGACGGCGTCGAGGGGAACCTCGTCCTCAAGCGTCCCTGGCCCGCGATGATGCGCACTCTCTTCCGTGACCCGCAGCGCTACGTGGACACCTACTGGAGCAAGTACCCGGGCCTGTATCTCACCGGGGACTCGGCCAAGCGCGACGCTGACGGCTGGTTCTGGATCATCGGGCGCACCGACGACATCATCAAGGTCTCCGGCCACCGCCTGGGCACGGCCGAGGTCGAGTCGGCGCTCGTCTCCCACTCCGCGGTGACCGAGGCCGCCGCCGTCGGCCTGCCCCACGAGGTCAAGGGCCACTCCGTCCACGTCGCCGTCGTCCTGGCCACCGGGGTCGAGCCGTCGCGTGAGCTCGAGGCCGAGCTGCGCCAGCACGTGGCGGCGACCCTGTCGCCGATCGCCAAGCCGGAGTCCTTCGTCTTCCTCGAGTCTCTGCCCAAGACCCGGTCGGGCAAGATCCTGCGCCGGGTGCTGCGGGCCCGGGCGCTGGGGCAGGACGAGGGCGACCTGTCCACCCTCGCCGAGGAGTGA
- a CDS encoding mechanosensitive ion channel family protein, whose product MLVAATTAPATPSADPSANPSATPPPTPTTAPTGVPQVNVDETVKVVTKTTNDLVTIAWQAGVGVIIGLVVAFVAVAILRFMGRRRLLYREIVDFGRRPIVAVGAMTGAFLGSQIALTGLRHAKSDSTTMVVIERGVTIALIFSVTWLVVAFAKAIESTVVKGAQAGGNQGHANRVTTQSQIIRRVTQVIIVIAGLVSAIMTFPSVQFAMGSLLASAGLASVIAGMAARSMLGNVFAGLQLATTDAIRVDDIVVVGEEQGTIEEITLTYVVMRTWDDRRLILPSTHFTENPFANWTRGGSQATGSFTLDLDWRVPIASLRAELARLVAASTVWDGRQASLEVSDAIGGQVSVKIVLTGDNPGDVGTLKSYVREELVTWLQREAPYALPRTRVEVEQVEVTQDLSPEEVARAAEEIVAEQKDRDAIDATATVANEADDAVTTEAEGESAAHGLGARRAVTLGRAMGRSLLHRARRGGLGPR is encoded by the coding sequence ATGCTCGTCGCTGCCACCACCGCTCCCGCGACCCCCAGTGCAGATCCCAGTGCGAATCCTTCGGCCACCCCGCCCCCCACGCCCACCACCGCTCCCACGGGCGTACCACAGGTCAATGTGGACGAGACCGTCAAAGTGGTGACCAAGACGACGAACGACCTGGTCACCATCGCCTGGCAGGCCGGTGTGGGAGTCATCATCGGCCTCGTCGTCGCCTTCGTAGCGGTGGCGATTCTCCGATTCATGGGCAGGCGCCGCCTCCTGTACCGCGAGATCGTGGACTTCGGGCGCCGGCCGATCGTCGCCGTCGGCGCCATGACCGGTGCCTTCCTGGGCTCCCAGATCGCCCTGACCGGACTGCGGCACGCCAAGAGTGACTCCACGACGATGGTCGTCATCGAGCGCGGGGTCACCATCGCCCTCATCTTCTCGGTGACCTGGCTCGTCGTCGCCTTCGCCAAGGCCATCGAGTCCACCGTCGTCAAAGGGGCGCAGGCCGGCGGGAACCAGGGGCACGCCAACCGGGTGACCACCCAGAGCCAGATCATCCGGCGCGTTACCCAGGTGATCATCGTCATCGCCGGGCTCGTCAGCGCCATCATGACCTTCCCCAGCGTCCAGTTCGCCATGGGGTCGCTGCTGGCCTCGGCCGGTCTGGCCTCCGTCATCGCCGGTATGGCCGCCCGCTCCATGCTCGGCAACGTCTTCGCAGGCCTCCAGCTGGCCACCACCGACGCCATCCGCGTGGACGACATCGTCGTCGTCGGCGAGGAGCAGGGAACCATCGAGGAGATCACCCTGACCTACGTGGTCATGCGCACCTGGGACGACCGGCGCCTCATCCTGCCCTCGACCCACTTCACCGAGAACCCCTTCGCCAACTGGACACGCGGAGGCTCCCAGGCCACCGGCTCCTTCACCCTCGACCTGGACTGGCGCGTGCCCATCGCCTCGCTGCGCGCCGAGCTGGCTCGCCTCGTGGCCGCCTCCACCGTCTGGGACGGGCGCCAGGCCTCGCTCGAGGTCTCCGACGCCATCGGCGGCCAGGTCTCCGTGAAGATCGTCCTGACCGGGGACAACCCCGGCGATGTCGGTACCCTCAAGTCCTACGTGCGCGAGGAGCTGGTCACCTGGCTCCAGCGGGAGGCCCCCTACGCCCTGCCGCGTACGCGAGTGGAGGTCGAGCAGGTCGAGGTCACCCAGGACCTCAGCCCCGAGGAGGTGGCCCGAGCGGCCGAGGAGATCGTCGCCGAGCAGAAGGATAGGGACGCCATCGACGCCACGGCCACCGTGGCAAACGAGGCCGATGACGCCGTGACCACGGAGGCCGAGGGCGAGAGCGCGGCCCACGGGCTGGGGGCCCGACGGGCCGTCACCCTGGGGCGGGCCATGGGGCGCTCCCTGCTGCACCGCGCCCGGCGCGGGGGACTGGGACCCAGGTGA